One segment of Allorhodopirellula heiligendammensis DNA contains the following:
- a CDS encoding nucleotidyltransferase domain-containing protein: protein MAAGGRIAHPAGAVGVIVRSPVDRTHAYRVKFSDGFEAPIHHDQLIRLAEFTSNSIRDNDAPLMSSGLYDRVIYRCVIGSRAYGLEDEASDTDRRGIYLPTADLHWSLFGVPEQLENDETQEVYWELQKFIVLALKANPNVLECLYSPIVESATPLGEELLEMRSAFLSKLIFQTFSGYVASQFKKMQTDIRNQGRVKWKHVMHLIRLLLSGTHVLRSGEMMVDVGQYRDQLLMIKRGEMPFAEADSWRKELQSDFESAFKTTKLPDRPDYERANAFLVDARRRAMEDELP, encoded by the coding sequence ATGGCGGCGGGCGGCCGCATTGCGCACCCGGCGGGCGCTGTCGGTGTCATCGTCCGGTCGCCAGTCGATCGCACCCACGCCTACCGCGTGAAGTTCAGTGACGGGTTCGAGGCTCCGATCCATCACGATCAACTCATTCGGCTGGCGGAGTTCACGTCCAACAGCATTCGCGATAACGATGCGCCGTTGATGAGTTCGGGCTTGTACGATCGCGTGATCTATCGCTGCGTGATCGGATCGCGGGCTTACGGCCTGGAAGACGAAGCGTCGGACACCGATCGCCGTGGAATCTACCTGCCGACGGCCGACCTGCACTGGTCGCTCTTCGGGGTTCCGGAGCAACTGGAAAACGATGAGACGCAAGAGGTTTACTGGGAACTGCAGAAGTTCATTGTGCTCGCGCTGAAGGCGAACCCGAATGTGCTCGAGTGCCTCTATTCCCCAATCGTTGAGTCGGCGACTCCGCTGGGTGAAGAACTGCTCGAGATGCGATCTGCATTCCTCTCGAAGCTCATCTTCCAGACGTTTTCCGGATACGTCGCGTCACAGTTCAAGAAGATGCAAACCGACATCCGCAATCAGGGGCGAGTGAAGTGGAAGCACGTGATGCACTTGATTCGGTTGCTGCTGTCTGGAACCCATGTCTTGCGTTCAGGTGAGATGATGGTGGACGTCGGTCAGTATCGAGACCAATTGCTGATGATCAAACGAGGTGAAATGCCGTTCGCTGAAGCAGACTCATGGCGGAAGGAACTGCAAAGCGATTTTGAGTCTGCTTTCAAAACAACCAAGCTCCCGGACCGTCCCGACTACGAGCGTGCCAACGCATTCCTCGTCGACGCACGCCGGCGAGCGATGGAGGACGAACTCCCGTAG
- a CDS encoding nucleotidyltransferase domain-containing protein has product MNLPQEKLFQHVESHPYPLLFATISGAHLYGFPSPDSDFDLRGVHMLPLETVVGLDEGDQTVEKEGIYDGLEIDLVTHDVEKFFRLMLKRNGYVLEQIFSPLVVFSTPKHEELKSIAKNCITRHHAHHYLGFAATQWKLFAKESPPRVKPLLYVYRVLLTGIHLMRTGEVEANLITLNVSAKLPYIDELVDRKRSGPEKGMLQAADLEFHKREYERLTTELESAYEANKLPEMPSARDDLNDLLVRLRLQ; this is encoded by the coding sequence ATGAACCTTCCACAAGAAAAACTCTTTCAGCACGTCGAGTCGCATCCGTACCCGTTGCTTTTCGCGACCATCAGTGGAGCCCATCTTTATGGTTTCCCTTCTCCCGATTCCGACTTTGATCTCCGTGGCGTTCATATGCTGCCGCTGGAGACCGTTGTTGGACTCGATGAAGGTGATCAAACCGTGGAGAAAGAGGGCATCTACGACGGTCTGGAAATCGACTTGGTCACGCACGACGTGGAAAAGTTCTTTCGGTTGATGCTGAAGCGGAATGGGTACGTGCTGGAGCAAATCTTCTCGCCGCTGGTGGTGTTCAGCACTCCCAAGCACGAGGAACTCAAGTCGATCGCCAAGAACTGCATCACGCGTCACCACGCACATCACTATCTCGGATTTGCCGCGACCCAGTGGAAGCTCTTCGCCAAGGAGTCACCGCCGCGCGTCAAGCCACTGCTGTACGTCTATCGCGTGCTGCTGACGGGGATCCACCTGATGCGCACCGGCGAGGTCGAAGCCAACCTGATCACATTGAACGTGTCGGCAAAGCTCCCGTACATCGACGAACTCGTGGACCGCAAGCGTTCTGGACCCGAAAAAGGAATGCTTCAAGCTGCCGACTTGGAATTCCACAAGCGAGAATACGAGCGACTCACCACCGAACTCGAGTCGGCCTACGAAGCCAACAAGCTTCCAGAAATGCCGTCGGCTCGTGATGACTTGAACGATCTTCTCGTACGATTGCGGCTGCAGTGA
- a CDS encoding recombinase family protein, which yields MHSPAVTAIYARKSRPNESELSSCEVQEAICRDTAEAFSWEIKEVFVDDGGSSETLDRPALSRLIEQIELGVIRRLIVDRADRLSRNLQATARLMELFDRYDVDLIVVTDPNFGLSAASRLSSNIVAAASEFQLEMTRERMADSRAVLKSKGKRVAGPAPFGYRADPKTKQLVQDIEEAVIVREILQLAADGATLSSIAALANLKRWPGGKGKTGSWISGRIRDLLNNPVYAGEIRNGDSMLPKVFEQIVYTHDEGKIQMTFHQDAFDLPDGEVG from the coding sequence ATGCACTCGCCCGCGGTCACGGCCATCTATGCGCGGAAGTCTCGGCCGAACGAAAGCGAGCTTAGTTCCTGCGAGGTGCAAGAAGCCATTTGTCGTGACACGGCAGAGGCATTCAGCTGGGAGATCAAAGAAGTCTTTGTCGATGATGGTGGCTCGAGCGAAACATTGGATCGTCCTGCATTATCTCGACTGATCGAACAGATTGAGCTGGGGGTGATTCGACGTCTGATCGTGGACCGCGCAGATCGATTGTCACGTAATCTTCAGGCGACGGCGCGATTGATGGAACTGTTCGACCGATATGACGTGGATTTGATTGTCGTTACGGATCCGAACTTTGGATTGTCTGCGGCGAGTCGATTGTCCAGTAACATCGTGGCAGCAGCCAGCGAGTTTCAACTCGAGATGACTCGGGAACGCATGGCCGATTCACGAGCGGTGCTGAAGTCGAAAGGCAAACGTGTTGCTGGACCGGCGCCGTTTGGGTACCGCGCCGATCCAAAAACGAAGCAGCTAGTTCAGGATATTGAGGAGGCAGTGATTGTTCGCGAGATTCTTCAATTGGCGGCTGATGGAGCCACACTGAGCTCGATCGCGGCGTTAGCGAACTTGAAGCGTTGGCCGGGCGGAAAGGGCAAGACTGGGAGTTGGATCAGCGGGAGGATCCGCGACTTGCTTAATAATCCGGTGTACGCCGGCGAGATACGTAACGGAGACTCGATGCTGCCCAAGGTCTTCGAACAGATCGTGTACACGCACGACGAAGGCAAGATCCAAATGACGTTTCACCAGGATGCTTTTGATCTACCCGACGGCGAAGTTGGATGA
- a CDS encoding ECF-type sigma factor — protein sequence MTDPHPDPKTTSHSVTLMIERLKEGRPDAAAELWERYFDRLVSLARNRLGNAERRVEDEEDIATTVFFALCDGAKNGRFEKLKNRHDLWVLLVAITSNKAVDQVRRQTSKKRGLGLVRGDSVLAASGSSPGKFTEIISDAPSPELLALMDEQFQTLLDLLRDDLQRWIVRLRLAGHSNREISDKVNISLRSVERKLEVIRDTWSTVLDDS from the coding sequence ATGACAGACCCCCATCCTGATCCGAAAACCACCTCACATTCCGTCACGCTGATGATCGAGCGGTTAAAGGAAGGCCGACCGGACGCCGCGGCCGAGCTTTGGGAACGCTATTTCGATCGGCTGGTCTCGTTGGCTCGAAATCGGCTGGGAAATGCCGAACGCCGTGTCGAGGACGAAGAAGACATCGCAACCACGGTTTTTTTTGCTCTCTGTGACGGTGCAAAAAACGGTCGCTTCGAAAAACTGAAGAATCGCCACGATCTTTGGGTCCTGCTGGTCGCGATCACATCCAATAAAGCCGTCGATCAAGTCCGGCGTCAAACCAGCAAAAAACGCGGACTCGGTTTGGTGCGAGGCGATTCGGTCCTCGCCGCCAGCGGTAGTTCACCCGGTAAATTTACCGAAATCATCTCCGACGCCCCGTCACCCGAACTGCTTGCACTGATGGACGAACAGTTTCAAACGCTGTTGGATCTGCTCCGAGACGATCTCCAGCGCTGGATCGTCCGCCTGCGGCTGGCCGGTCACTCCAATCGCGAAATCTCCGACAAAGTCAACATTTCCCTCCGCTCCGTCGAGAGAAAACTCGAAGTCATCCGAGATACTTGGTCCACCGTCCTGGACGATTCATAA
- a CDS encoding DUF1778 domain-containing protein, with translation METKSARIETRLSTKQKALIERAAAYLGRSVSDFVLGNAEQAAKAVIEEHERIQLDRTQSRMLVDALLSPPSPNKELRAAAKEHRKKVTSR, from the coding sequence ATGGAAACCAAATCCGCCCGCATTGAGACGCGACTCTCCACTAAGCAGAAAGCGCTCATCGAACGCGCGGCAGCCTATCTTGGCCGGAGTGTCTCCGATTTTGTGCTGGGCAACGCGGAACAAGCTGCCAAGGCGGTCATTGAAGAGCACGAGCGGATTCAGCTTGACCGAACCCAGAGCCGTATGCTTGTCGATGCACTTTTGTCACCACCGTCACCGAACAAAGAGCTGCGAGCTGCCGCGAAGGAACATCGCAAGAAGGTGACAAGTCGGTGA
- a CDS encoding GNAT family N-acetyltransferase yields the protein MSEYVCEGLTKKHNRKDFDCGVEALNDYLVRFASQDAKRKVAAVFVFTASGEPDRVVGYYTLCATSVELSGLPEEAVKRLPRYPQVPGVLIGRLARDVGHPGLGRLLLADALSRCARSAKEIAAAVVVVDAKDKPAADFYSRFGFISLPKMKSRLFLPMETVQKLYSS from the coding sequence GTGAGCGAATACGTCTGCGAGGGACTTACCAAGAAACACAATCGCAAAGACTTTGATTGCGGCGTTGAAGCCCTCAACGACTACTTGGTGCGATTCGCCAGCCAGGACGCCAAACGGAAAGTGGCCGCCGTGTTCGTCTTCACAGCGTCAGGGGAACCCGATCGCGTCGTCGGTTACTACACACTCTGCGCAACATCGGTAGAACTGAGTGGTCTGCCCGAGGAAGCGGTTAAGCGTTTACCTCGCTATCCGCAGGTACCCGGAGTTTTGATCGGGCGTTTAGCCCGCGATGTAGGGCATCCAGGACTTGGGCGATTGCTCCTCGCTGACGCGTTATCTCGCTGCGCACGATCGGCAAAAGAGATCGCCGCCGCGGTTGTCGTCGTTGATGCGAAAGACAAACCGGCCGCCGATTTCTATTCGAGATTCGGCTTCATTTCGCTACCAAAGATGAAGTCCCGTCTATTCCTGCCGATGGAAACAGTCCAGAAACTCTATTCATCTTGA
- a CDS encoding DEAD/DEAH box helicase produces the protein MKTFESIDLFAPLKRALAEQEYVTPTPIQAQAIPAGVAGQDILGCAQTGTGKTAAFALPILDFLGHEKPRAAPNRPTTLVLAPTRELAIQIGDSFRVYGKHMKFHSALVYGGVGQTGQVNSMRKGVDVLIATPGRLIDLMDQGHINLRDVQIFVLDEADRMLDMGFLPALKKIIAALPQQRQSMFFSATLAPKIRELANSLLFNPVSINVTPKKTSVELIEQRLRIVRRDNKVSSLTELLLGKDVTRSIVFTRTKHGANSLVKKLDKSGIQAVAIHGNKTQNARQKALDAFRNDRINVLVATDVAARGIDIDGVSHVINYDMPVEPESYVHRIGRTGRAGADGIAISFCTGDERGELSAIESLIGQKLKVENPEERFEPASNAPKGRGQGGGGGGRSRGSRPAGGGRASGGQSRRGSNSGGGGKSSFPRNKKPGRHASV, from the coding sequence TTGAAGACTTTCGAATCAATCGACCTATTCGCTCCCCTCAAACGCGCCCTCGCAGAACAAGAATACGTTACACCGACCCCGATCCAGGCGCAGGCCATCCCCGCAGGCGTGGCGGGCCAAGATATTCTCGGATGTGCACAAACGGGTACCGGTAAAACTGCCGCCTTCGCACTGCCGATCCTCGATTTTCTCGGTCACGAGAAACCTCGTGCTGCACCCAACCGCCCGACCACACTCGTCCTCGCACCGACTCGCGAACTGGCGATTCAGATCGGCGACAGTTTCCGCGTGTACGGCAAACATATGAAATTCCACTCCGCGCTTGTCTACGGTGGCGTGGGGCAAACCGGTCAGGTGAATTCGATGCGAAAGGGCGTTGACGTGCTGATCGCGACACCCGGACGACTGATCGACCTCATGGATCAAGGGCATATCAACCTTCGTGACGTGCAAATTTTTGTGCTCGACGAGGCTGATCGGATGCTCGACATGGGGTTCCTGCCCGCCCTGAAGAAGATCATCGCGGCACTTCCCCAGCAACGCCAGTCAATGTTTTTCTCCGCGACGCTCGCTCCGAAGATTCGTGAACTTGCCAATAGCTTGTTGTTCAATCCGGTATCGATCAACGTGACTCCCAAGAAGACGAGCGTCGAACTGATCGAACAGCGATTGCGAATCGTCCGCCGTGACAACAAGGTCTCGTCGTTGACGGAACTATTGCTCGGGAAGGACGTGACTCGTTCGATCGTGTTCACACGCACCAAACATGGTGCGAACTCATTGGTGAAGAAACTCGACAAAAGCGGTATCCAAGCGGTTGCGATTCACGGCAATAAAACACAGAACGCTCGTCAAAAAGCGCTCGATGCGTTTCGTAATGATCGCATCAACGTACTTGTTGCGACCGACGTCGCCGCTCGGGGCATCGATATCGATGGCGTTAGCCATGTGATCAACTACGACATGCCCGTTGAACCGGAGAGCTATGTTCACCGCATCGGCCGTACCGGCCGCGCGGGTGCGGATGGAATTGCCATTTCGTTCTGCACCGGCGACGAGCGAGGCGAGCTCAGTGCAATCGAAAGCTTGATTGGCCAAAAACTCAAAGTTGAAAATCCTGAGGAGCGTTTCGAACCGGCTTCGAATGCTCCCAAAGGACGCGGCCAAGGTGGTGGTGGTGGCGGTCGGTCGCGAGGCAGCCGACCGGCTGGTGGTGGTCGCGCCAGTGGCGGCCAATCACGGCGTGGTTCGAACAGCGGTGGTGGCGGGAAAAGCTCCTTCCCACGAAACAAAAAGCCAGGCCGACACGCCTCGGTGTGA
- a CDS encoding M20 family metallopeptidase, translated as MTRVSDYLSQLIAFDTVSSRSNEGISDLVAAWLQELDFDVERTSYRDSRGVLKCNLVARRGPEMNASGVGDSGRHRADKRSGLAYFCHTDTVPADRWTGPGHNPFIATVEGTRIYGRGACDMKGSLAAMLTSVSQVDPALQTSPLWFVCTADEEVGFEGARHLTEHSACYGQIAAADPPCIIGEPTGLRVIHAHKGIVGFRVVSAGRAAHSSTNTGVNANVAMVPMLQTLLEINERCQTDLVLRNGMFDPPTLTWNFGVSDGMDALNIVPDHCAAWVSFRTMPGVDGSELLAQVQQRAVELGLTFQLFPGGEPMQTPADAACVRDLCELAKPFIGENRSEAVCYATDACVLNGLTQRMVCGPGEIAQAHTVNEFIEVDQLEKGVQLYESAIRHWCV; from the coding sequence ATGACACGCGTTTCTGATTACCTTTCGCAACTCATTGCGTTCGATACCGTCAGCAGCCGTAGCAATGAAGGCATCTCTGACCTCGTTGCCGCATGGCTGCAAGAACTCGATTTCGATGTTGAGCGGACAAGCTATCGGGATTCTCGTGGTGTGCTCAAATGTAACCTCGTCGCTCGGCGAGGTCCGGAGATGAATGCGTCGGGCGTTGGCGATAGCGGGCGGCATAGGGCCGATAAGCGGAGCGGTTTAGCTTACTTCTGCCATACCGACACCGTCCCCGCGGATCGATGGACCGGACCGGGCCACAATCCGTTTATTGCGACGGTTGAGGGAACACGTATCTACGGTCGTGGAGCCTGCGACATGAAAGGCTCACTGGCGGCGATGCTTACTTCGGTCAGCCAAGTCGATCCGGCGTTACAAACCAGTCCCCTCTGGTTCGTCTGCACTGCTGACGAAGAAGTCGGATTCGAAGGCGCACGGCATCTCACCGAGCATTCTGCCTGCTATGGGCAAATTGCCGCTGCCGATCCGCCCTGCATCATCGGAGAACCCACGGGGCTGCGTGTCATCCATGCCCACAAAGGTATCGTTGGGTTTCGCGTAGTCTCAGCAGGCCGAGCAGCGCATAGCAGTACCAATACCGGCGTCAATGCCAATGTGGCTATGGTTCCGATGCTGCAAACTCTCTTGGAGATCAACGAGCGTTGCCAGACGGACCTTGTCTTACGAAATGGCATGTTCGACCCACCGACCCTCACTTGGAATTTCGGTGTCAGCGATGGAATGGATGCACTCAATATCGTTCCCGATCACTGCGCGGCATGGGTGAGTTTCCGCACGATGCCGGGTGTGGATGGCAGCGAGCTGCTGGCGCAGGTCCAGCAGCGGGCTGTCGAACTGGGGCTAACGTTCCAGCTCTTTCCTGGTGGTGAGCCGATGCAGACTCCCGCCGATGCCGCGTGCGTTCGTGACCTCTGCGAGTTGGCAAAACCCTTCATCGGTGAAAATCGCTCGGAAGCGGTCTGCTATGCCACGGATGCCTGCGTCCTCAACGGGCTCACTCAACGCATGGTGTGCGGCCCCGGCGAGATTGCCCAAGCACACACGGTTAACGAATTCATCGAAGTCGATCAACTCGAAAAAGGTGTGCAGCTCTACGAGTCCGCCATCCGCCATTGGTGCGTCTGA
- a CDS encoding carbon storage regulator, which yields MLVLSRKEGEKLVIGDNVVITVNRIAGNRVAIGIEAPREVAIVRGELAPQVSKSEKAEGGTPSAVASMLERGIAVAGQMDRC from the coding sequence ATGTTGGTTCTCAGTCGAAAAGAAGGCGAAAAATTGGTCATCGGCGATAACGTTGTGATCACCGTCAATCGCATTGCGGGAAACCGGGTCGCCATTGGAATCGAAGCTCCTCGCGAAGTCGCCATTGTCCGGGGTGAACTCGCACCGCAAGTTTCAAAATCTGAAAAAGCTGAAGGTGGAACTCCCTCGGCAGTCGCCTCGATGCTCGAGCGTGGAATTGCTGTTGCTGGCCAGATGGATCGTTGCTGA